A genomic stretch from Salarias fasciatus chromosome 18, fSalaFa1.1, whole genome shotgun sequence includes:
- the imp3 gene encoding U3 small nucleolar ribonucleoprotein IMP3, translating to MVRKLKYHEQKLLKKVDFINWEVDNNLHEVKVLRRFRIEKREDYTKYNKLSRNIRDLAQKIRDLDEKDGFRAQSTHHLLEKLYGIGLIPTKQNLSLTEKITASSFCRRRLPNIMLNLRMAENLKTAITFIQQGHVRVGPDIITDPAFLVTRNMEDFVTWVDSSKIKKHVMNYNEERDDFDLMA from the exons ATGGTCCGAAAGCTGAAGTATCACgagcagaagctgctgaagAAGGTGGACTTCATCAACTGGGAGGTGGACAACAACCTGCACGAGGTCAAAGTGTTGCGGAGGTTTCGCATCGAGAAGAGGGAGGATTACACCAA GTACAACAAACTAAGTCGTAACATCAGAGATTTGGCTCAGAAAATCCGAGACCTGGACGAAAAAGACGGCTTCAGAGCTCAGAGTACACACCATCTTCTGGAGAAACT GTACGGCATCGGCCTCATCCCCACTAAACAGAACCTGTCCCTCACAGAGAAAATCACAGCTTCCTCGTTCTGCAG gaggcggcTGCCCAACATCATGCTCAACCTCCGCATGgcagaaaacctgaaaacagcCATAACCTTCATCCAACAAGGAC ATGTGCGAGTGGGACCGGACATCATCACCGACCCGGCCTTTCTCGTCACCAG GAATATGGAAGACTTCGTCACCTGGGTCGACTCCTCCAAGATCAAGAAACACGTCATGAATTATAACGAGGAG AGAGACGACTTTGATTTGATGGCGTGA
- the sec22ba gene encoding vesicle-trafficking protein SEC22b-A has product MILLTMIARLADGLPLAASVQEDEQSGRDLQQHQSQAKQLCRRLNAQSPDRCTLEAGELSFHYFIAQGVCYLTLCEASFPKKMAFAYLEALHTEFYDQYGRRVPTVTRPYTFIEFDTYIQKTKKSYVDSRARRNLGSINTELQDVQRIMVANIEEVLQRGEALSALDTKASNLSTLSKKYRSDAKYLNTRSTYAKVAAVAVFFITLIVYVRFWWL; this is encoded by the exons ATGATTTTACTGACGATGATCGCCCGGCTGGCGGACGGCCTGCCGCTGGCCGCGTCCGttcaggaggacgagcag TCAGGAagagacctgcagcagcaccagagCCAGGCCAAGCAGCTGTGCCGCAGACTAAACGCTCAGAGTCCAGATCGCTGCACGCTGGAGGCCGGAGAACTCAGCTTTCA TTATTTCATCGCGCAGGGTGTGTGCTACCTGACCCTCTGCGAGGCCTCCTTTCCTAAAAAGATGGCGTTTGCCTATCTGGAGGCTCTTCACACCGAGTTCTACGACCAGTATGGAAGAAGAGTTCCCACAGTGACCAGACCGTACACTTTCATCGAGTTTG acacTTACATCCAGAAAACGAAGAAGTCGTATGTGGACAGCCGGGCTCGGAGGAACCTGGGCAGCATCAACACGGAGCTGCAGGACGTGCAGAGGATCATGGTGGCCAACATCGAAGaggtcctgcagagaggagaggctctCTCCG CTCTCGACACAAAGGCCAGCAACCTGTCCACCCTGTCGAAGAAGTACCGCAGCGACGCCAAATACCTCAACACCCGCTCCACCTACGCCAAGGTGGCCGCCGTGGCCGTCTTCTTCATCACGCTCATCGTCTACGTGCGTTTCTGGTGGCTCTGA
- the LOC115405802 gene encoding uncharacterized protein C1orf21 homolog, with translation MGCTSAKQVSAVPNGEEAQNKAYSNGDLLSDEYKMKGVEKVKYISGEEAAVDGQDSTEKSALLGKGQQADETGSNGNGKILSIHSSESQQEFFRMLDEKIEKGRDYCSEEEDLT, from the exons atgggCTGCACCTCCGCCAAGCAGGTGTCAGCCGTTCCCAACGGCGAGGAGGCTCAGAATAAAGCCTACAGCAACGGAGACCTCCTGTCAG ACGAGTACAAGATGAAAGGAGTGGAGAAAGTCAAGTACATCAGCggagaggaggcggcggtggaCGGCCAGGACAGCACG GAGAAGAGCGCTCTGCTCGGTAAAGGCCAGCAGGCTGACGAAACGGGGTCGAACGGAAACGGGAAGATCCT GAGCATCCactcctccgagagccagcagGAATTCTTCAGGATGCTGGATGAGAAAATTGAGAAG GGCCGGGACTactgctcagaggaggaggacctgacATAG
- the tsen15 gene encoding tRNA-splicing endonuclease subunit Sen15: MWSEEGEPPLWILQHPAYQQMKDLQVEDRAQMHAAFLVYMDLTEVRRWKDVSCVKSSELQLFLLEAREKEGAPVQTVLPLPAHQAVTHHSIRLALDRGFPVLLCAVASDSTLVYQRLTDGLVTPDPPAGPFQDVERRQHRKRRHQP; this comes from the exons ATGTGGTctgaggaaggagagcctccccTCTGGATCCTGCAGCACCCGGCG TATCAGCAGATGAAGGatctgcaggtggaggatcgCGCTCAGATGCACGCGGCCTTCCTGGTGTACATGGATCTAACGGAGG TGCGTCGCTGGAAAGACGTTTCTTGTGTGAAGagttcagagctgcagctgttctTACTGGAGGCCAGGGAGAAGGAGGGAGCGCCGGTTCAGACGGTCCTGCCCCTGCCTGCCCATCAGGCCGTCACACACCACAG CATCCGTCTGGCCCTGGACAGGGGCTTCCCCGTGCTGCTGTGCGCCGTGGCGTCCGACTCCACGCTGGTCTACCAGAGGCTGACGGACGGGCTggtgacccccgaccccccggCTGGGCCCTTCCAGGACGTGGAGCGGCGGCAGCACCGTAAGAGGCGGCACCAGCCCTGA
- the LOC115405516 gene encoding procollagen galactosyltransferase 2-like, translating into MPLKPGSFRFCLIVLVGKLLLHGSTEAERSVHPAQEESSLQKPTVLIAILARNAQHSLPYFLGCLDRLEYPKDRIAIWAASDHSVDNSTAMLQEWLKAVQPLYHSVEWRPAERPSSYADEEGPKHWPNSRFTHVMKLKQAALRSARRLWADYILFVDCDNLLTNRHVLSDMMAQNLTIVAPMLESKSLYSNFWCGITPQGYYRRTPDYIPIRKWKRRGCFAVPMVHSTYLLDLRRMASQALAFHPPHPQYPYHLDDIMVFAFSAEQAGVQMYACNGDHYGYLPVPLNQDQSLEEERESFTHMLTEALIDYTMEPSQHVHTPLKEAGKMGFDEIFLINLQRRSDRRERMLTSLAVLGIDAVLTEAVDGKALNSSRLRELGIDMLPGYRDPHSDRQLTRGEVGCFLSHHSIWKQVVQQELQQVLVLEDDVRFEPRFHSRLVAVMENIEAAGLDWDLIYVGRKRLQAKQPEVRVEGVRNLVRPGYSYWTLGYILSLEGARKLMNANPLSKMLPVDEFLPVMFNKHPKEEYMQHFQHRGLRAFSVEPLLLFPTHYTGEPGYFSDTETSTIWDDETVQTDWDRRERRQEPEGAGLRGQGPPLAAASDSRDEL; encoded by the exons ATGCCTCTCAAACCTGGGAGCTTCAGATTTTGTCTCATCGTTTTAGTTGGGAAGCTGCTCCTGCACGGCAGTACAGAGGCCGAGCGGTCCGTCCACCCCGCTCAGGAGGAGTCCTCCCTGCAGAAACCCACCGTCCTGATCGCCATCCTGGCACGGAACGCCCAGCACAGCCTGCCTTACTTCCTGGGATGCCTTGACAGACTGGAGTATCCAAAGGATCGCATTGCTATCTG GGCCGCCTCTGATCACAGCGTGGACAACAGCACGGCCATGCTTCAGGAGTGGCTCAAAGCAGTGCAGCCTTTGTACCACTCTGTGGAGTGGAGACCAGCAGAGCGGCCCAG CTCTTATGCAGATGAGGAGGGACCAAAACACTGGCCAAACTCTCGATTCACACACGTGATGAAACTAAAGCAGGCTGCGCTCAGATCGGCCAGGCGGCTCTGGGCGGACTACATACTG TTTGTAGATTGTGACAACTTGCTGACAAACCGTCACGTGCTGTCCGACATGATGGCTCAGAATCTGACCATCGTGGCGCCAATGCTGGAGTCAAAAAGTCTTTATTCCAACTTCTGGTGTGGAATCACACCTCAG GGCTACTACAGACGGACGCCGGACTACATCCCCATCAGGAAATGGAAGCGGCGCGGCTGCTTCGCCGTTCCCATGGTGCACTCCACCTACCTGCTGGACCTGAGGCGCATGGCGAGCCAGGCGCTGGCCTTCCACCCCCCTCACCCTCAGTACCCGTACCACCTGGACGATATCATGGTCTTCGCTTTCTCTGCTGAGCAAGCAG GTGTTCAGATGTACGCGTGCAACGGAGACCATTACGGATATTTACCGGTGCccctgaaccaggaccagagtctggaggaagaacGGGAGAGTTTCACGCACATGCTGACCGAGGCTCTCA TTGACTACACCATGGAGCCTTCGCAGCACGTGCACACTCCACTGAAAGAAGCCGGAAAGATGGGCTTTGATGAG ATCTTTCTGATCAACCTGCAGCGGCGCTCAGACCGACGGGAGAGGATGCTCACGTCTCTGGCCGTCCTGGGCATCGATGCTGTTCTGACGGAAGCCGTGGATGGCAA AGCCTTGAACTCCTCCCGGCTGAGGGAGCTGGGCATCGACATGCTGCCCGGGTACAGAGACCCTCACTCGGACCGCCAGCTGACCCGAGGGGAGGTCGGCTGCTTCCTCAGCCACCATAGCATCTGGAAGCAG GTGGTGCAGCAGGAACTGCAGCAGGTGCTCGTTCTGGAGGATGATGTGAGGTTCGAGCCCAGGTTTCACAGCCGCTTGGTCGCCGTTATGGAGAATATAGAGGCAGCGGGGCTTGACTGGGACCTCAT ctACGTAGGCCGAAAGCGACTGCAGGCGAAGCAGccggaggtcagggtggagggtgTGCGGAACCTGGTCCGCCCAGGATACTCCTACTGGACGCTGGGGTACATCCTGTCTCTGGAGGGTGCCAGGAAGCTCATGAACGCAAATCCCCTCAGCAAAATGCTGCCGGTGGATGAGTTCCTCCCTGTCATGTTCAACAAGCACCCCAA AGAAGAGTACATGCAGCATTTTCAGCACAGGGGCCTGAGGGCGTTCTCAGTGGAGCCCCTGTTGCTGTTTCCCACACACTACACCGGAGAGCCCGGCTACTTCAGCGACACCGAGACCTCCACCATCTGGGACGACGAGACGGTCCAGACCGACTGGGACAGACGGGAACGCAGACAGGAGCCCGAGGGAGCGGGGCTCCGAGGCCAGGGGCCCCCCCTCGCCGCCGCCAGCGACAGCAGAGACGAGCTCTGA